A genome region from Tolypothrix sp. PCC 7712 includes the following:
- a CDS encoding glutamate-cysteine ligase family protein, translating to MDVLQRRMGLEQEFFLVDETGELSNRGDEFLQGCHLMAETQGLNPNYFVPEFVKSIVEINTPPAYSGSELATEYLKNLKLALVVARQMGLRLYPLSSYPLHIMPVMRDHPNYHIQARTVGYDRFLHAGKCTGVHLHLEVPPGVIDPRVAVSYNSTATEREELLNIYNLATAFDSALISLGRACPFYEGEAIGLAAHTIRYRGSEIFGWDGVYTYLQPVGGLMPYAENVEILVEQQFARYYAWLQALDKAGIERQQFLKAGGSLLKSAWNPIRLNKLGTVEIRCIDSNYPSVIIAVIALLEKAAHRVRSQHLKVRPAKELYTFEVSGKYLWVPDFEYLNGELLYAAATEGVKHPKVQAYLDSVLQFAITDGGEGTKYLAKLRSQLDHYHSIEADILAEFTPTTAKLSRDDGLRLVRECCDKLEAQVLRLDTQHPLAALDREVEVVNSVRR from the coding sequence ATGGATGTATTACAACGTCGCATGGGTCTTGAGCAAGAGTTTTTCCTAGTAGATGAGACGGGCGAACTCAGCAATCGTGGCGATGAATTTTTGCAGGGTTGTCATTTGATGGCGGAGACTCAAGGCTTAAACCCTAATTACTTTGTGCCAGAGTTCGTCAAAAGTATTGTAGAAATTAATACTCCACCAGCTTACTCTGGTTCAGAGCTAGCTACAGAGTATTTAAAAAATCTCAAATTGGCGTTAGTTGTAGCGCGGCAAATGGGTTTACGGCTTTATCCTCTCTCTAGCTACCCTTTGCATATTATGCCTGTGATGCGCGACCATCCAAATTATCATATTCAAGCGCGGACAGTCGGCTACGATCGCTTTTTGCACGCCGGGAAATGTACGGGTGTACACCTGCATTTAGAAGTACCGCCTGGAGTCATCGATCCGCGTGTGGCTGTATCCTACAACTCTACAGCAACCGAGCGAGAGGAATTACTTAATATCTACAACTTAGCTACAGCTTTTGACTCAGCCTTAATTTCTTTGGGGCGTGCTTGTCCTTTTTATGAAGGTGAGGCGATTGGATTAGCTGCCCACACAATTCGTTATCGCGGTAGCGAAATCTTTGGTTGGGATGGTGTATATACTTATTTACAGCCAGTCGGTGGATTGATGCCTTATGCCGAGAACGTGGAAATCTTAGTTGAGCAGCAATTTGCCCGCTATTATGCTTGGCTGCAAGCCTTAGATAAAGCCGGAATTGAACGCCAGCAGTTTTTAAAGGCGGGAGGAAGCTTATTGAAATCAGCATGGAATCCCATCAGGCTCAATAAACTGGGTACTGTAGAAATTAGATGTATTGACAGCAACTATCCATCAGTAATTATTGCTGTAATTGCACTTTTAGAAAAAGCTGCCCATCGAGTCAGAAGCCAGCACTTAAAAGTTAGACCAGCTAAGGAATTATATACCTTTGAAGTTAGCGGAAAGTACCTGTGGGTGCCAGATTTTGAATATTTAAATGGCGAATTACTTTATGCTGCGGCGACAGAAGGAGTTAAACACCCGAAAGTTCAAGCTTACCTCGATTCTGTGTTGCAATTTGCCATTACAGATGGCGGCGAAGGTACAAAGTATTTAGCAAAATTGCGATCGCAACTAGACCATTATCACAGTATAGAAGCGGATATTTTGGCAGAATTTACCCCCACCACCGCCAAACTTTCGCGAGATGACGGTTTGCGTTTGGTAAGAGAGTGTTGTGACAAATTAGAAGCACAGGTATTAAGGCTGGATACTCAGCACCCCCTAGCAGCTTTAGATCGGGAAGTTGAGGTTGTTAATTCCGTGAGGCGTTAG
- a CDS encoding serine/threonine-protein kinase, with protein MLGNTLVGRYQIISHLGGGGFGETFVACDTQLPGSPQCVVKKLKPQANDPVTLETARRLFDTEAQVLYKLGTHDCIPQLLAYFEENAEFYLVQEFIEGHNLSQELTPGKILTQTEVISLLMEILEILKFVHQQNVIHRDVNPYNLLRRKSDRKLVLIDFGAVKQISSQVITPQGHTKSTVAIGTPGYLPGEQAQGNPKFSSDIYAVGIVALQALTGLPPEQLEKDADTNEIIWQSHTKVSPEFAQVLNKMVCYDFRQRYNSATEALQALQDLTRPAAKTVALIPALPFKNLPNPQFKKEILHKILAATFILGVSGAIGIFIIDGIHTNNATELYKQGNTLYDLQRYQDALAVYDKAVDIRPDYPQGWYGKGKSLAELKQYKEALAAYDKAIQILPDYVEAWSARGLALANLQRYQEAIASFDKALQLEGNSPEIWNAKGEAWSSLKQYDNAIKAYNKAIELQKNYEIAWENKGLALHNLKRYDDAIIAYDKALELKPDDASFHYNRGNALVNVGRYEDALKDYDRAVQYKSDYYQAWLSRSNILMSLRRYPEAVESFDQVIKSNPGNFQAWYSRGWALHQSQRYQQAIDSYNKAISLRRNDYQVWYNLGNSQYNLQKYEDAIASYNRAVRYKPDYYESWYSKGNALVNLKRYQDAIAAYAQAIKYKPDYQQAIEASKQAQNQLQAEKSQPLVIPIITIPNPLAPKQ; from the coding sequence ATGCTGGGAAACACACTTGTAGGAAGATACCAAATTATTAGCCACTTGGGTGGTGGGGGGTTCGGGGAAACCTTTGTTGCTTGTGATACTCAATTGCCGGGATCTCCTCAATGTGTTGTCAAAAAACTCAAGCCTCAGGCAAACGATCCAGTAACTTTAGAAACGGCTAGACGTTTATTTGATACTGAAGCTCAAGTTCTGTATAAATTAGGTACTCATGATTGTATTCCTCAACTTTTAGCATACTTTGAGGAAAATGCAGAATTCTATCTCGTACAAGAATTCATTGAAGGACACAATCTCAGTCAGGAATTAACACCAGGGAAAATTCTGACTCAAACTGAGGTAATTTCTTTGTTGATGGAGATTCTCGAAATTTTAAAGTTTGTTCATCAACAAAATGTAATTCACCGCGATGTCAATCCCTATAATTTATTGCGACGCAAATCAGATAGGAAGTTGGTGTTAATCGACTTTGGTGCAGTTAAGCAAATTTCCTCACAAGTAATTACACCACAAGGACATACTAAATCTACTGTTGCTATTGGGACTCCGGGATATTTACCAGGGGAACAAGCACAAGGAAATCCTAAATTTAGTAGTGATATATATGCGGTGGGGATAGTCGCGCTGCAAGCTTTAACTGGATTACCACCAGAACAATTAGAAAAGGATGCTGATACTAATGAAATTATCTGGCAAAGTCATACTAAAGTATCGCCAGAGTTTGCCCAAGTGTTAAACAAAATGGTATGTTATGATTTTCGGCAGCGCTACAATTCCGCAACAGAAGCATTACAAGCACTGCAAGATTTAACACGACCTGCGGCTAAAACAGTCGCTTTAATTCCAGCTTTGCCATTTAAAAATTTGCCCAATCCTCAATTTAAAAAAGAAATTCTACACAAGATTTTAGCAGCTACATTTATTTTAGGTGTGAGTGGGGCAATTGGGATATTTATTATTGATGGGATTCATACAAATAACGCTACAGAATTATATAAGCAAGGTAATACATTATATGATTTACAACGCTATCAAGATGCTCTAGCTGTATATGATAAAGCAGTTGATATTAGACCAGATTACCCTCAAGGATGGTATGGTAAAGGCAAAAGTTTAGCAGAATTAAAGCAATATAAAGAAGCACTAGCAGCTTATGATAAAGCCATTCAAATTTTGCCAGATTATGTAGAAGCTTGGAGCGCTAGAGGTTTGGCTTTGGCAAATTTACAGCGTTACCAAGAAGCGATCGCCTCTTTTGACAAAGCCTTACAATTAGAAGGCAATTCTCCCGAAATTTGGAATGCTAAAGGAGAAGCTTGGAGTAGTTTAAAACAATATGATAACGCCATTAAAGCTTACAATAAAGCAATTGAATTACAGAAAAATTATGAAATAGCTTGGGAAAATAAAGGTTTAGCGCTGCACAATTTAAAACGCTATGACGACGCAATTATAGCATACGATAAAGCCTTAGAATTAAAACCAGATGATGCGTCATTCCATTATAATCGCGGGAATGCCTTAGTAAATGTGGGTCGCTACGAAGATGCTTTAAAAGATTACGACCGGGCAGTACAATATAAATCCGATTATTATCAAGCTTGGTTATCGAGAAGCAATATTCTCATGAGTTTGCGGCGTTATCCAGAAGCAGTAGAATCATTTGATCAAGTCATTAAATCTAATCCCGGAAATTTCCAAGCCTGGTATAGTCGAGGTTGGGCACTACATCAAAGCCAACGCTATCAACAAGCAATTGATTCTTATAATAAAGCCATTTCTTTGCGGCGTAACGATTACCAAGTTTGGTATAACTTAGGAAATTCGCAATACAATTTACAGAAATACGAAGATGCGATCGCATCCTATAATCGCGCAGTTCGTTACAAACCAGATTATTACGAAAGCTGGTATAGCAAAGGCAATGCCCTAGTAAACTTAAAACGCTACCAAGATGCGATCGCAGCTTATGCACAAGCTATCAAATACAAGCCAGACTATCAACAAGCCATCGAAGCCAGCAAGCAAGCACAAAATCAACTACAAGCGGAAAAATCACAGCCTCTAGTTATTCCCATCATTACCATTCCTAACCCTCTCGCACCAAAACAATGA
- a CDS encoding M48 family metallopeptidase: MLPKLRKGVSVLLGMGTAVGVGLTSLAPASAVPWGQLLFNGIQLLQLSNVSPKQTVTLGQNIHQQVKQNYRLNSNSQTNAYVNRVGQRLARASNCSEIPFHFYVVQDSSINAFSTTGGYVYVNTGLLKATDNEDQLAAVMGHEIGHICNNDLINKLKQSQLAQGAASLAGLDQSAVTAIAYKLAVDLPNSREAEYNADDKGLQYMKRAGYNPKAMPAFLKKLLNQSSQPSFLSDHPGTKERISVIERKIAAGR; this comes from the coding sequence ATGCTTCCGAAATTACGTAAAGGTGTTTCTGTACTACTTGGCATGGGTACTGCTGTAGGTGTGGGATTAACTTCTCTTGCGCCAGCTAGTGCAGTTCCCTGGGGTCAGTTACTATTTAATGGAATTCAGTTGTTGCAACTTTCCAACGTTTCCCCAAAGCAAACAGTTACACTAGGTCAAAATATTCACCAGCAGGTCAAGCAAAATTACAGATTAAATTCAAATTCTCAAACTAATGCTTATGTTAACCGTGTTGGTCAACGGTTAGCTAGAGCTAGTAATTGCTCAGAAATTCCTTTTCACTTTTATGTAGTCCAAGATTCTAGTATTAATGCTTTCTCCACTACAGGGGGTTATGTATATGTTAATACTGGGCTATTAAAAGCAACGGATAACGAAGACCAACTAGCAGCAGTTATGGGTCATGAAATAGGTCATATTTGCAACAACGACCTGATCAATAAATTGAAGCAATCCCAGTTAGCGCAAGGCGCAGCTTCACTAGCTGGTTTAGACCAAAGCGCTGTCACTGCGATCGCCTACAAGCTGGCTGTAGATTTACCCAATAGCCGCGAAGCCGAATATAACGCCGATGACAAAGGCTTGCAGTATATGAAAAGAGCCGGCTACAATCCAAAAGCTATGCCTGCATTTTTAAAGAAGTTACTTAACCAGTCTTCCCAACCATCATTTTTAAGCGATCACCCAGGAACAAAAGAGCGAATTTCTGTGATTGAAAGAAAAATTGCTGCTGGTAGGTAA
- a CDS encoding CHAT domain-containing protein — MIFFKVLLVEDDSDWQDILEGKIRTALRNIGHPQDIIQIVRTFDEASKAFRDSDWHLLITDIGLGDSSLSRRQKLGIHLVELACARQIPAIAVSGTPVVNTQDVRDLLLEYKASDFFSKSDFDSRNFINKVQDILNNELQKSRNHQAVFKSSNDDHQLLAIAANPLKILFLSSDPTDAARLRLGQELREIQQRLQLAKQRDNFLLEQRLSVRPGDISQALLDIEPHIVHFSGHGMNTGELYVENELGQIQPIKPDALASLFELVEDQVNCVVLNACYSKTQAEAIAKYIPFVIGMNYLIGDQAAIAFSVGFYKALGANRSIEKAYQFGCTEIKLHGIAENLTPVIYKR; from the coding sequence ATGATATTTTTCAAAGTTCTTCTGGTTGAGGATGATTCTGATTGGCAAGATATTCTTGAAGGGAAGATTCGGACAGCTTTACGCAATATTGGTCATCCTCAGGATATCATTCAGATTGTCAGGACTTTTGATGAAGCTTCTAAAGCTTTTAGAGATAGCGATTGGCATTTGTTGATTACTGACATTGGTTTGGGTGATTCATCTCTTTCTCGTCGTCAAAAGTTAGGAATACATTTAGTTGAACTTGCTTGTGCTCGGCAGATACCAGCTATTGCTGTCAGTGGAACACCTGTGGTAAACACTCAGGATGTTCGCGACTTATTGCTGGAATATAAAGCATCTGATTTCTTTAGCAAAAGCGATTTTGACAGTAGAAATTTTATTAATAAAGTTCAGGATATTTTAAATAATGAACTTCAAAAATCTCGGAATCATCAAGCAGTTTTCAAAAGTTCAAATGATGATCATCAACTACTTGCGATCGCAGCTAATCCGTTGAAAATCTTGTTTTTATCATCTGACCCTACAGATGCTGCTAGGTTACGTCTAGGACAAGAGTTGCGAGAGATTCAGCAAAGATTGCAATTAGCTAAACAAAGAGACAACTTTTTACTAGAACAACGCTTGTCAGTTCGTCCTGGGGATATCAGTCAGGCTTTACTGGATATTGAGCCTCATATTGTCCATTTTTCTGGACATGGGATGAATACTGGGGAATTGTATGTAGAAAATGAGTTAGGTCAAATTCAACCGATTAAGCCTGATGCTTTAGCTTCATTATTTGAACTTGTAGAAGACCAGGTAAATTGTGTAGTGTTGAATGCTTGTTATTCCAAAACTCAAGCGGAAGCTATTGCTAAATACATTCCGTTTGTGATTGGAATGAATTATTTAATTGGCGATCAAGCCGCGATCGCATTTTCTGTGGGATTTTACAAAGCACTGGGTGCCAATCGTTCTATAGAGAAAGCTTACCAGTTTGGCTGTACCGAAATTAAATTACATGGTATAGCGGAGAATTTAACTCCTGTTATTTATAAAAGGTGA
- a CDS encoding acyl-CoA thioesterase: MLLIDNLQRPLEVELAIPVRTYDIDFAGIVSNIVYIRWLEDLRLKFLHEHLPLDEQIEQGYIPILAGTEIEYKRPVKLIDKVIGRLWVGSLGRLKWTVQAEILANNVIAAVAIQKGAFLSSQNNRPVPVPEKLQQKYLDYQNANLTTST; this comes from the coding sequence ATGTTATTGATTGACAACTTGCAAAGACCATTGGAAGTAGAACTTGCCATTCCTGTGAGAACTTATGATATTGATTTTGCTGGTATTGTGAGCAACATCGTTTATATCAGGTGGCTAGAAGATTTACGTTTAAAGTTTTTACATGAACATTTGCCGCTTGATGAACAAATTGAGCAAGGATATATACCTATTCTTGCTGGGACTGAAATTGAATATAAACGTCCAGTAAAACTGATTGATAAGGTTATAGGTCGTTTATGGGTAGGTAGTTTAGGGCGGTTGAAGTGGACTGTACAAGCAGAAATATTAGCTAACAATGTGATAGCTGCGGTAGCTATACAAAAAGGAGCATTTCTCAGTTCTCAAAATAATCGTCCTGTCCCAGTCCCCGAAAAATTACAACAAAAATATTTAGATTATCAAAACGCAAATTTAACAACTTCAACATAA
- a CDS encoding rhomboid family intramembrane serine protease: MIPINDNIRIRHRPMITYWLIGINIAIFFWEIQLELSDQLGAFIQSWGVIPAQIIDGIINASVNPAAWVVVGWRLLSLPVAMFLHGSFSQILGNLLFLWVFGKSLENILGHGRYLGFYLLTGIFTELVQIFSEPNLTVPLIGANGAIAAVLGAYIVKFPKAKIDSILPLIFIYIPAKLPAFAYLVWWFIQQLFYGIGSLNIPPAGVNQFSIAYWAQAAGLVIGAVFMRLQK; this comes from the coding sequence ATGATTCCTATTAATGATAATATTCGCATTCGTCATCGACCGATGATTACTTACTGGCTGATTGGTATTAATATTGCAATATTTTTCTGGGAAATCCAATTAGAATTAAGCGATCAATTAGGCGCATTTATTCAAAGTTGGGGTGTGATACCAGCGCAGATTATTGACGGAATTATCAATGCGAGTGTTAACCCCGCAGCTTGGGTAGTGGTAGGCTGGCGATTGCTTTCTTTGCCAGTAGCAATGTTCCTACATGGTAGTTTTAGCCAAATATTAGGTAATCTACTTTTTTTATGGGTTTTTGGTAAAAGTCTAGAAAATATTCTCGGTCATGGACGCTATTTAGGATTTTATTTATTAACTGGCATTTTTACAGAATTAGTACAAATATTTTCTGAACCTAATTTAACAGTTCCCTTGATTGGTGCAAATGGTGCGATCGCAGCTGTTTTAGGGGCTTATATTGTAAAGTTTCCTAAAGCCAAAATTGACAGTATTCTCCCCCTAATATTCATTTATATTCCTGCTAAATTACCTGCATTTGCCTATTTAGTTTGGTGGTTTATCCAACAGTTATTTTATGGAATTGGTAGTTTAAATATTCCCCCTGCGGGGGTTAATCAATTCAGTATTGCTTACTGGGCGCAAGCAGCAGGATTAGTAATTGGTGCCGTCTTCATGCGATTACAAAAGTGA
- a CDS encoding Hsp20/alpha crystallin family protein, whose product MALMRWNLFRDIDRLEPFREIDTLQRQMNRLFEELMPTTNGGEGIGFGFVPSAEMEETDDAIRLKLEIPGLEAKDINVEVTTDSVSISGERKSETKTEENGVARSEFRYGKFQRVIPLPSQIQHEKVEAEYKDGILKLTLPKAEADKQKVVKVNIG is encoded by the coding sequence ATGGCACTTATGCGTTGGAATCTATTTCGAGATATTGACCGTCTAGAACCATTCCGCGAAATTGATACTTTACAACGGCAAATGAACCGCTTGTTCGAGGAATTAATGCCAACAACTAATGGTGGTGAAGGTATTGGATTTGGCTTCGTTCCATCTGCGGAAATGGAAGAAACTGATGATGCAATTCGCCTAAAACTGGAAATTCCTGGTTTGGAAGCAAAAGATATTAATGTAGAAGTCACTACCGATTCAGTTTCTATTAGCGGTGAGAGGAAATCTGAAACTAAGACAGAAGAAAACGGTGTAGCTCGCTCGGAATTCCGCTATGGTAAATTCCAACGGGTGATTCCCCTACCGTCCCAAATTCAACATGAAAAAGTAGAAGCTGAATATAAAGATGGCATTCTTAAACTCACTTTACCGAAAGCAGAAGCCGACAAACAAAAAGTTGTCAAGGTAAATATCGGTTAA
- a CDS encoding GAF domain-containing protein, translated as MVGARRKSQLKAFETSILEALDQVERATSKLFKLEDILEAVCQNILALGFDFANISLISLEKNIIEGVHGSGTGVVWANLGKHYLEPDPELRDIQADIVQTQQTEIISGWDKRFDRWIYQEYGHEKLVRVFTPIVLVQDYNGRVIKNWFERCKWQKINPQFEENSERQHEVYKLRLPPDLQSEGRNPEVIVIGTVEAGYSSPERRIEEQILSRLLQYIARQSLDIWQAQLPRVLETIAEKAKQILDADAATLHFLYESNLEQGRYIYEVFSDGIGKQFLKASPPRHNGLGRQAIQAKKYKFIPDVSQGHEKLEMAKLNPQAFSSGIKAMAAFPLQVENKEGILYVLFRRTYILSSRKLRLVELFVRQWAVDAIWHTIRIQQMRDEARQLAALYSVTQSLGRIPEDNLLHRVAWNTLNVLGADVVNIYEYIQTERQFTTPPKTAGRLRQEQKMQDEIIEHDVPFLLIQRGENVYATQLETEPIFQNSAFTRREKIHSAAGVLLEADKDIVGVMFINYRRPHSFSEDEKKMIETLASSAAIAIKNQRWLATLSDVDRKIITTLDQKELLKLIVQRAVQICGADVGNIRLLDPSQQELVTKAKYAVNRFIDLIERRNSIYEGITGWVARNRQSALVNNVQTDPRYQAYFPNIRSELCVPLLDKDKHLLGVLNVESQYISAFNQRHQRMLEALADQAVIGIQNLENKRQLVNMETMVTLGDLAGPLVHRMNNDVGAIRVWAQDILDEGDENSKNKAQRIVSRADKVLQSAERMTIWIQEKPRAIDLSDIAVNALARMSIPTNITTYIEIATDVPKVLGGEQQLIYVFDNLIQNAVEAMPQGGRVSIIGTSVQREIQCLVEVRICDTGVGIAYENLEKIFQPDYTTKTARRGMGFGLWWTKLYVERLGGCLNVNSVLNQGTNFIMILPVYKPET; from the coding sequence ATGGTGGGTGCTCGCAGAAAATCACAGTTAAAAGCTTTTGAGACATCTATTTTGGAGGCTTTAGACCAGGTAGAACGAGCTACCTCAAAACTGTTTAAGCTGGAAGATATTCTAGAAGCAGTCTGTCAAAACATCCTGGCACTGGGTTTTGATTTTGCCAACATATCTTTAATTTCTCTAGAAAAAAATATTATTGAAGGCGTACATGGAAGTGGTACGGGAGTAGTATGGGCTAATCTGGGCAAACATTACTTGGAACCCGACCCAGAACTCAGAGATATTCAAGCAGATATAGTCCAAACTCAGCAAACTGAAATTATTTCTGGGTGGGACAAACGCTTTGATCGCTGGATTTATCAAGAGTATGGTCATGAAAAGTTAGTTCGTGTATTTACACCCATAGTCTTGGTTCAAGATTATAACGGCAGAGTCATTAAAAATTGGTTTGAGCGTTGTAAATGGCAGAAAATCAACCCTCAATTTGAAGAGAATAGCGAAAGACAACATGAAGTTTACAAATTGCGCCTACCACCAGATCTACAATCTGAGGGGCGCAATCCAGAAGTGATAGTTATCGGTACAGTAGAAGCGGGTTATAGTTCTCCAGAAAGGCGAATTGAGGAACAGATATTATCGCGATTACTACAATATATTGCTCGGCAATCTTTGGATATTTGGCAAGCACAACTACCGAGGGTTTTAGAAACGATCGCAGAGAAAGCCAAACAAATTCTCGATGCTGATGCAGCTACGCTGCATTTTTTATACGAGTCAAATTTAGAACAGGGTCGTTACATTTATGAAGTCTTTTCTGACGGCATTGGGAAGCAATTTCTCAAAGCTTCTCCACCGCGTCATAATGGACTGGGACGACAAGCGATTCAAGCAAAAAAGTACAAGTTTATCCCAGATGTATCTCAAGGTCATGAAAAACTGGAAATGGCAAAGCTTAACCCCCAAGCTTTTTCCTCTGGGATTAAAGCAATGGCAGCTTTTCCGTTGCAGGTTGAGAACAAAGAAGGAATACTTTATGTTCTATTTCGGCGCACCTATATATTGTCTTCACGTAAGCTGCGCTTAGTAGAACTATTTGTCCGACAGTGGGCTGTTGATGCAATTTGGCACACGATCAGAATCCAACAAATGCGTGATGAAGCACGCCAGTTAGCAGCACTCTACTCTGTCACCCAATCTCTCGGTCGCATACCAGAAGATAATCTTTTACATCGTGTTGCTTGGAATACTTTGAATGTTTTAGGTGCAGATGTAGTGAATATTTACGAATATATCCAGACTGAAAGGCAATTTACAACTCCTCCAAAAACAGCAGGAAGATTGAGACAAGAGCAGAAAATGCAAGATGAGATTATTGAACACGATGTACCATTTTTGCTGATTCAACGGGGAGAAAACGTTTATGCTACACAACTGGAAACAGAACCGATATTTCAGAATTCAGCTTTTACTCGTAGAGAAAAAATCCATTCTGCTGCTGGTGTTTTGCTAGAAGCTGATAAAGATATCGTCGGAGTAATGTTTATTAATTACCGCCGACCTCACAGTTTTTCTGAAGATGAGAAAAAGATGATTGAAACTCTGGCTTCTTCAGCTGCGATCGCCATTAAAAATCAACGCTGGCTAGCAACTCTCAGTGATGTTGATCGCAAGATTATCACGACTCTAGATCAAAAGGAACTCCTGAAGCTGATTGTACAGCGCGCAGTGCAGATTTGTGGTGCTGATGTCGGTAATATCCGCTTACTAGATCCTAGCCAGCAGGAGCTAGTTACTAAAGCTAAGTATGCTGTCAATCGTTTCATTGACCTCATCGAAAGACGCAATAGTATATATGAAGGAATTACAGGTTGGGTAGCCAGAAATCGCCAGTCAGCATTGGTAAATAACGTCCAAACCGATCCGCGTTACCAAGCTTACTTTCCCAATATCCGTTCGGAGTTATGTGTGCCACTCCTAGACAAAGATAAGCACTTACTAGGTGTACTGAACGTAGAAAGCCAGTATATTTCTGCTTTCAACCAGAGACACCAGCGAATGTTAGAAGCCTTAGCAGACCAAGCAGTAATTGGGATTCAAAACTTAGAAAACAAAAGACAACTGGTGAATATGGAAACAATGGTCACTTTGGGTGATTTAGCTGGCCCGTTAGTGCATCGTATGAATAATGATGTGGGTGCAATCCGAGTCTGGGCGCAAGATATTTTGGATGAAGGTGATGAGAATAGCAAAAATAAAGCACAGCGAATTGTATCAAGAGCAGATAAGGTTTTGCAAAGTGCGGAACGAATGACAATTTGGATTCAAGAAAAGCCTCGTGCCATTGATTTATCTGACATAGCGGTAAATGCACTAGCTAGAATGTCCATACCTACTAACATCACTACATATATAGAAATAGCAACTGATGTACCCAAGGTATTAGGTGGTGAACAGCAATTAATATATGTTTTTGATAACTTAATTCAAAATGCTGTGGAAGCAATGCCCCAAGGTGGTAGGGTATCGATTATTGGCACTAGTGTCCAAAGAGAAATACAGTGTTTGGTAGAAGTGCGAATATGTGATACTGGCGTAGGTATCGCTTACGAAAATCTAGAAAAGATTTTCCAGCCTGATTACACCACCAAAACAGCGAGAAGAGGTATGGGTTTCGGATTGTGGTGGACAAAATTATACGTAGAACGTTTAGGAGGTTGTTTAAATGTGAATAGCGTACTCAATCAAGGGACTAATTTTATTATGATCTTGCCAGTCTATAAACCAGAAACTTAA